Proteins from one Thermococcus sp. M36 genomic window:
- a CDS encoding MFS transporter: MGSRLRDVWLLNLSTFFFFLGISVVNPIISPFAITLRATPFLVGLVAGIASVISLISKPLGGLIGDRGYRFQAMILGNVLGMIAGLLYVSSALLGNLWVFAAARAIHGFSMGIFFPSSLSTAVDLAPEGRVGETLGWRGMMFSLGNIVGPALGGYLSDILGFVGAFTFTFIFALIGAAFVIPVWMGERGLQHKSVHTGHVGYSELLRPYFIAASLALFFFAFSYAGVITYLPAFYKTIDLPQRVFGLYMMVIGVASFIMRLIGGKTADRIGPIPVIRTGVLLVIAGYVVLIYHRLPYLSYISALLIGGGFGLSVPAMQLMALAPLPGRIRTMGSSVYTMFFDLGMLGGQVVLGYVAGLRGYAGVFPLLPFIAAASLIIVHVPLITGGRGDEN, translated from the coding sequence GTGGGGAGCCGCCTTAGGGACGTCTGGTTGCTCAACCTGTCCACGTTTTTCTTCTTCCTGGGGATAAGCGTAGTGAACCCCATAATCTCGCCATTTGCGATCACGCTCCGTGCGACGCCGTTTCTCGTTGGCCTGGTAGCGGGCATAGCATCGGTCATATCCTTGATTTCGAAGCCCCTCGGCGGCCTGATCGGGGACAGGGGCTACCGGTTCCAGGCCATGATACTGGGGAATGTCCTTGGGATGATCGCAGGGCTCCTCTACGTGTCGTCCGCCCTCCTGGGGAACCTGTGGGTGTTTGCGGCAGCCAGGGCGATTCACGGGTTCTCAATGGGGATATTCTTTCCCTCCAGTCTCTCCACCGCCGTTGACCTCGCACCTGAGGGAAGGGTGGGGGAGACCCTCGGCTGGCGCGGTATGATGTTCTCCCTAGGCAACATCGTGGGGCCTGCCCTCGGAGGGTACCTCTCGGACATTCTGGGCTTTGTTGGGGCATTCACCTTTACGTTCATATTTGCCCTCATCGGTGCCGCCTTTGTGATACCTGTTTGGATGGGCGAACGGGGGCTCCAGCACAAAAGTGTTCACACGGGGCATGTGGGTTACTCCGAACTTCTCCGCCCCTACTTCATAGCCGCCTCACTGGCCCTGTTTTTCTTTGCCTTCTCATACGCGGGCGTTATCACGTACCTACCGGCGTTCTACAAGACCATCGACCTTCCCCAGAGGGTGTTCGGCCTCTACATGATGGTCATAGGTGTGGCGAGCTTTATAATGAGGCTGATAGGGGGCAAGACCGCGGACAGGATCGGCCCCATACCCGTCATAAGAACGGGGGTTCTTCTGGTCATTGCGGGGTACGTGGTTCTCATATACCACAGGCTCCCCTACCTGTCCTACATAAGCGCCCTTCTGATAGGTGGGGGGTTCGGCCTTTCGGTTCCGGCGATGCAGCTTATGGCCCTCGCCCCCCTGCCGGGAAGGATACGGACGATGGGTTCGAGTGTGTACACGATGTTCTTTGACCTCGGAATGCTCGGGGGACAGGTTGTCCTCGGCTACGTCGCGGGTTTGAGGGGATACGCCGGCGTCTTTCCTCTGCTCCCCTTTATAGCCGCCGCATCGCTTATAATAGTCCACGTCCCCCTTATCACGGGAGGTAGAGGCGATGAAAATTAG
- a CDS encoding isoaspartyl peptidase/L-asparaginase family protein: MVAIIVHGGAGTIRKEERIPKVIDGVREAVLAGWRELKRGSALDAVEEAVKALEDNPLFNAGTGSVLTLDGKVEMDAAIMRGKTLEAGAVAGIWGVKNPISVARKVMEKTDHVLLAGEGAVKFARLLGFEEYNPVTDERLGQWEELRKKLIESGETRHWKKLNELIKEYPEVLRSTVGAVAFDGEEVVAGTSTGGVFLKMFGRVGDTPIIGGGTYANEVAGASCTGLGEVAIKLALAKSATDFVRLGMDAQAASDAAISLATRYFGRDTMGIIMVDSKGNVGFAKNTKHMSYAFMQDGMDGPEAGV, from the coding sequence ATGGTGTAAGGGAAGCTGTACTGGCCGGCTGGAGGGAACTCAAGCGCGGTTCGGCCCTCGATGCCGTTGAGGAAGCCGTCAAGGCCCTGGAAGACAATCCCCTCTTCAACGCTGGAACCGGGAGCGTTTTGACGCTCGACGGAAAGGTCGAGATGGACGCGGCCATAATGCGCGGCAAAACGCTCGAAGCCGGCGCCGTCGCCGGGATCTGGGGCGTCAAGAACCCGATAAGCGTCGCTCGAAAGGTCATGGAGAAGACCGACCACGTCCTCCTCGCGGGAGAGGGTGCGGTTAAGTTCGCCCGCCTGCTCGGCTTTGAGGAGTACAACCCCGTAACCGACGAGAGGCTCGGACAATGGGAGGAGCTCAGGAAGAAGCTCATAGAGAGCGGTGAGACCCGGCACTGGAAGAAGCTCAACGAGCTTATCAAGGAGTATCCCGAAGTCCTCAGGAGCACTGTTGGTGCGGTCGCCTTCGACGGCGAGGAAGTCGTGGCTGGAACGTCCACCGGTGGGGTCTTCCTCAAGATGTTCGGCAGGGTCGGCGACACGCCGATAATCGGCGGCGGAACCTACGCCAATGAAGTGGCAGGGGCCTCCTGCACGGGTCTGGGGGAGGTGGCCATAAAGCTTGCCCTTGCCAAGAGCGCCACCGACTTTGTCCGCCTCGGGATGGACGCCCAGGCGGCTAGCGATGCGGCGATAAGCCTCGCAACGCGCTACTTCGGCAGGGACACGATGGGCATCATCATGGTTGACTCTAAAGGCAACGTCGGCTTCGCCAAGAACACGAAGCATATGAGCTATGCCTTCATGCAGGACGGTATGGACGGGCCGGAGGCGGGTGTTTAG